One part of the Streptomyces sp. AM 2-1-1 genome encodes these proteins:
- a CDS encoding roadblock/LC7 domain-containing protein, protein MNPDLSWVLDDVLQVPGARHAILVSADGLLLASSADIGRDDAETVAAAMSSMQSLSRAVAPFIGTRTPGQWRQTLLEYEDGWIFLIAAGSGAYLAAAAAADVDMEAMSFRMQQQVGAVGKAMTTPPRQTAGSDA, encoded by the coding sequence GTGAACCCCGACCTGTCGTGGGTACTCGACGACGTGCTCCAGGTACCCGGCGCCCGACACGCGATCCTCGTGTCCGCCGACGGCCTGCTGCTGGCCAGTTCGGCCGACATCGGCCGTGACGACGCCGAGACCGTCGCCGCGGCCATGAGCTCGATGCAGTCGCTGAGCCGGGCCGTCGCTCCCTTCATCGGCACCCGGACGCCCGGCCAGTGGCGGCAGACGCTGCTGGAGTACGAGGACGGCTGGATCTTCCTCATAGCGGCCGGCAGCGGTGCCTACCTGGCCGCCGCGGCGGCCGCGGACGTGGACATGGAAGCCATGTCGTTCCGCATGCAGCAGCAGGTCGGCGCGGTCGGAAAGGCGATGACCACACCTCCTCGCCAGACGGCGGGAAGCGACGCATGA
- a CDS encoding DUF742 domain-containing protein — MTARGEEEAVSSGFVRSYVITGGRGLPDADALSLVTLVTIAPDREMPAHAGPEVRAIWELCSGGYLSVAEVAGHLRQPVGVARLLLQDLAEQGHLIRRKAPPAAQLVDRKILEEVLHGLHVRFG; from the coding sequence ATGACGGCCCGGGGCGAGGAAGAGGCCGTCTCCAGCGGATTCGTCCGCTCGTACGTCATCACCGGCGGGCGCGGTCTGCCCGACGCGGATGCGCTCTCCCTCGTCACGCTCGTCACCATCGCGCCGGACCGGGAGATGCCCGCCCACGCGGGCCCCGAGGTCCGGGCGATCTGGGAGCTGTGTTCCGGCGGCTACCTCTCGGTCGCGGAGGTGGCCGGCCATCTCCGGCAGCCCGTGGGGGTGGCCCGGCTGCTGCTCCAGGATTTAGCGGAACAGGGTCACCTGATCCGGCGCAAGGCACCGCCGGCCGCCCAGCTCGTCGACCGGAAGATCCTCGAAGAGGTGTTGCATGGACTCCACGTCCGCTTCGGCTGA
- a CDS encoding ATP/GTP-binding protein — MDSTSASAENIYVPDAVQRAAKILVVGHFAVGKTTLIGTLSEIAPLRTEERMTQAAAHLDDLRSAPGKETTTVALDFGRLTLSDELVLYLFGTPGQQRFVQLWEDMARGSLGALLLVDPGRLADTFPVIDLVERYGLEYAVAVNSFDPATQHAEDELREALDLLPDTPVIHCDARDQKSSAKALITLVQHLLTRVA, encoded by the coding sequence ATGGACTCCACGTCCGCTTCGGCTGAGAACATCTATGTGCCGGACGCGGTGCAGCGTGCGGCGAAGATCCTCGTCGTCGGACACTTCGCCGTGGGCAAGACCACGCTCATCGGCACGCTCTCCGAGATCGCCCCGCTGCGGACCGAGGAGCGGATGACGCAGGCCGCCGCCCACCTCGACGACCTGCGGAGCGCTCCCGGCAAGGAGACCACGACGGTCGCCCTGGACTTCGGCCGTCTGACCCTCAGCGACGAGCTGGTGCTGTACCTCTTCGGGACCCCGGGGCAGCAGCGGTTCGTCCAGTTGTGGGAGGACATGGCCCGCGGGTCGCTCGGCGCGCTGCTGCTGGTCGACCCGGGCCGGCTGGCCGACACCTTCCCGGTCATCGACCTGGTCGAACGGTACGGCCTCGAGTACGCGGTCGCGGTGAACAGCTTCGACCCGGCGACGCAGCACGCCGAGGACGAGCTCCGCGAGGCGCTCGACCTGCTGCCGGACACCCCGGTGATCCACTGCGACGCCCGTGACCAGAAGTCGTCCGCGAAGGCCCTGATCACGCTGGTCCAGCACCTCCTCACCCGCGTCGCCTGA
- a CDS encoding cytochrome P450 has protein sequence MDPSPGSHPHGAPSGCPMHQGQQTSLYGPEFAADPHRVYEALRAHGAAAPIELSPGVEATLVVQHEAALRVLQNPSLFARDSRRWVALREGQVPLDSPVLPMMAYRPNCLFTDGTEHLRLRKAVTESLARLNPSRLRRDVERIGDYLVDQFIERGSADLLGDYAKLLPLLLFNQLFGCPGDIGDRLTRDMSAIFDGHDVLRANARLTECLMELVSLKRRQPGEDITSWLIQHPAGLTDEELKDQLVMLMGAGVEPERNLIANALLAMLSGDPGQNGHRGGGLLVEDAIDGVLWNNPPIANYATHFPVQDVDLNGMILRAGTPVLISFAAANTDPDLSAARETMAKGAHLAWGAGPHVCPAKSPAQLIALTAIEKVLNSVPDIALAVHPSAVEWRPGPFHRALTSLPVVFTPTAARHAVTHHQATAAPRTAQEAVQVTPRHHAADTPKKSKGWWSSFLDVFRV, from the coding sequence ATGGACCCGTCGCCGGGATCCCACCCGCACGGCGCCCCCTCCGGGTGCCCGATGCACCAGGGCCAGCAGACGTCGCTCTACGGCCCGGAGTTCGCGGCCGATCCGCACCGCGTGTACGAGGCGCTGCGCGCCCACGGGGCCGCGGCACCGATCGAGCTCTCCCCCGGTGTGGAGGCCACCCTGGTGGTCCAGCACGAGGCGGCGCTCCGGGTCCTGCAGAACCCGTCGCTCTTCGCGCGGGACTCCCGGCGCTGGGTCGCGCTGCGCGAGGGCCAGGTGCCGCTCGACAGCCCGGTCCTGCCGATGATGGCGTACCGCCCCAACTGCCTCTTCACGGACGGCACCGAGCATCTGCGGCTGCGCAAGGCGGTCACCGAGAGCCTCGCCCGCCTCAACCCCAGCCGGCTGCGGCGGGACGTGGAGCGCATCGGTGACTACCTCGTCGACCAGTTCATCGAGCGGGGCAGCGCCGACCTCCTCGGCGACTACGCGAAGCTGCTGCCGCTGCTCCTCTTCAACCAGCTCTTCGGCTGCCCCGGCGACATCGGCGACCGGCTGACCCGCGACATGTCCGCCATCTTCGACGGCCACGACGTGCTGCGGGCCAACGCCCGGCTCACCGAGTGCCTGATGGAGCTCGTCTCGCTCAAGCGGCGCCAGCCCGGCGAGGACATCACCTCCTGGCTCATCCAGCACCCGGCCGGTCTCACCGACGAGGAGCTGAAGGACCAGCTCGTCATGTTGATGGGCGCGGGCGTCGAGCCGGAACGCAACCTGATCGCCAACGCCCTCCTCGCCATGCTCTCCGGCGACCCGGGCCAGAACGGTCATCGCGGTGGCGGGCTCCTCGTCGAGGACGCCATCGACGGGGTGCTCTGGAACAACCCGCCGATCGCCAACTACGCGACGCACTTCCCCGTCCAGGACGTCGACCTGAACGGCATGATCCTGCGCGCCGGTACGCCCGTGCTGATCAGCTTCGCCGCGGCCAACACCGACCCCGACCTGAGCGCCGCGCGCGAGACCATGGCCAAGGGCGCCCACCTCGCCTGGGGTGCCGGACCGCACGTCTGCCCGGCGAAGTCCCCGGCCCAGCTGATCGCCCTCACCGCGATCGAGAAGGTCCTCAACTCCGTGCCGGACATCGCTCTGGCGGTGCACCCCTCGGCCGTCGAGTGGCGGCCGGGGCCGTTCCACCGCGCGCTCACCTCCCTCCCGGTGGTCTTCACCCCGACGGCCGCCCGTCACGCGGTGACGCACCACCAGGCGACTGCCGCCCCCCGCACCGCCCAGGAGGCGGTCCAGGTGACGCCACGTCACCACGCGGCCGACACGCCGAAGAAGAGCAAGGGGTGGTGGAGTTCCTTCCTCGACGTCTTCCGCGTGTGA
- a CDS encoding cytochrome P450: protein MGDVVPAPWGGYFVTGFDAANQVLKGRGWLAPDFAWQERQEDAGRWDAVATQEMTKTLARLNAPEHTCQRRSLGNLFDRSTIERLTPQVEEHTGRLLDDLARALEGGREADFVSLVGDRLPISTIGGWLGIPAEDYDHILEITHNQVHAQELLPNRSELAISADATSHLRTYFTQMVRERRDRPRNDVLTGWIHTWDAREPDRETADEILYRLTMFVTLASLETTATLLSSLVSLLAGDPERWATLRAHPERIDDALEEVLRYDPPIHINTRVAAGETELAGVTVPKDAMVHVMYGAANHDPRRNEDPFTFDIGRRGTHLTFGGGVHYCLGAALARLEARSLLVRLLDRFPDLRVTTPATYASRMVFRRVTSLGVTT, encoded by the coding sequence ATGGGCGACGTCGTCCCCGCTCCGTGGGGCGGGTACTTCGTCACCGGTTTCGACGCGGCGAACCAGGTGCTCAAGGGCCGCGGCTGGCTGGCCCCCGACTTCGCCTGGCAGGAACGACAGGAGGACGCCGGGCGCTGGGACGCCGTCGCCACCCAGGAGATGACCAAGACCCTCGCCCGCCTCAACGCTCCCGAGCACACCTGCCAGCGGCGCAGCCTCGGCAACCTCTTCGACCGGTCGACGATCGAGCGCCTCACCCCGCAGGTCGAGGAGCACACCGGACGGCTCCTCGACGACCTCGCCCGGGCGCTCGAAGGGGGCCGCGAGGCCGACTTCGTCTCCCTGGTCGGCGACCGGCTCCCCATCTCCACCATCGGCGGGTGGCTCGGCATACCCGCCGAGGACTACGACCACATCCTGGAGATCACCCACAACCAGGTGCACGCACAGGAGTTGCTGCCCAACCGCAGCGAGCTGGCCATCTCCGCCGACGCCACCTCCCATCTGCGCACGTACTTCACGCAGATGGTGCGGGAGCGCCGCGACCGGCCCCGCAACGACGTCCTCACCGGCTGGATCCACACCTGGGACGCGCGCGAACCGGACCGGGAGACGGCCGACGAGATCCTCTACCGGCTCACCATGTTCGTCACCCTCGCCTCCCTGGAGACCACCGCCACGCTGCTCTCCTCCCTCGTGTCCCTGCTGGCCGGCGACCCCGAGCGCTGGGCGACGCTGCGCGCCCACCCCGAGCGGATCGACGACGCGCTGGAAGAGGTGCTCCGCTACGACCCGCCGATCCACATCAACACCCGGGTCGCCGCCGGGGAGACCGAGCTCGCGGGCGTCACCGTCCCGAAGGACGCCATGGTCCACGTCATGTACGGGGCGGCCAACCACGACCCGCGCCGCAACGAGGACCCCTTCACCTTCGACATCGGCCGCCGGGGCACCCACCTCACCTTCGGCGGCGGAGTCCACTACTGCCTGGGCGCGGCCCTCGCCCGCCTGGAGGCCCGTTCGCTCCTCGTCCGGCTCCTCGACCGCTTCCCGGACCTCCGGGTCACCACCCCCGCCACGTACGCGTCCCGGATGGTCTTCCGGCGCGTGACCTCCCTCGGCGTGACCACATGA
- a CDS encoding enoyl-CoA hydratase/isomerase family protein, with amino-acid sequence MKLPLSDFLAPYGRRTGTVRTHRDGPVLRVELDRPEEGNAVNETMLDDLLGVLAVPDPEVRVLVLGGAGPDFSLGGDRNEFGDWLDEDPTGRGIRIAADKARRVCDALSSHPAVTVARVQGKVIGAGLALALACDLRVGADTTTFRLPELALGLPTAWGGVLPRLINETGAARARELILTGRVFDAQEAYGLSVLQKVVPEAELDRAVSDWTRPIVRRPEAALRVTKALFASYAAPTRLADPSLLDAELLASVAAAHHHARSRGTGERGTRPR; translated from the coding sequence ATGAAACTCCCCCTCTCCGACTTCCTCGCCCCCTACGGGCGGCGCACCGGCACGGTCCGCACGCACCGCGACGGCCCCGTCCTCCGGGTGGAGCTGGACCGGCCCGAGGAGGGGAACGCGGTCAACGAGACGATGCTCGACGACCTGCTGGGCGTCCTCGCGGTCCCGGACCCGGAGGTACGCGTCCTCGTCCTCGGCGGTGCCGGGCCCGACTTCAGCCTCGGCGGCGACCGCAACGAGTTCGGCGACTGGCTCGACGAGGACCCCACCGGGCGCGGCATCCGGATCGCCGCGGACAAGGCCCGCCGCGTCTGCGACGCCCTCAGCTCCCACCCCGCGGTCACCGTCGCCCGCGTCCAGGGCAAGGTCATCGGCGCCGGCCTCGCGCTCGCCCTCGCCTGCGACCTGCGGGTCGGCGCGGACACCACGACCTTCCGCCTCCCCGAGCTGGCCCTCGGCCTGCCCACCGCCTGGGGCGGTGTGCTCCCCAGACTGATCAACGAGACAGGCGCCGCCCGCGCCCGTGAACTCATCCTCACCGGCCGCGTCTTCGACGCCCAGGAGGCGTACGGGCTCTCCGTCCTCCAGAAGGTCGTGCCCGAGGCCGAACTCGACCGGGCCGTGAGCGACTGGACCCGGCCGATCGTCCGCCGCCCCGAGGCCGCCCTGCGCGTGACCAAGGCCCTCTTCGCCTCGTACGCGGCCCCGACCCGCCTCGCCGACCCGTCTCTCCTGGACGCCGAACTCCTGGCCTCGGTCGCCGCAGCCCACCACCACGCCCGCAGCCGCGGCACCGGCGAACGCGGGACCCGGCCGCGGTGA
- a CDS encoding VOC family protein yields the protein MTSVIRHLTVGCADPYVLAGFWAAALGGSLAEDDFPGDPEATVTAGAHALLFVAVEEERAVKNGLHLDLQPQDRTRDEEVDRLIALDATLHEDHRNPDGTGWVTLLDPGGHAFCVERGAAERAAG from the coding sequence ATGACCTCCGTGATACGCCACCTCACCGTCGGCTGCGCCGATCCGTACGTCCTCGCCGGCTTCTGGGCCGCCGCGTTGGGCGGCTCGCTCGCCGAGGACGACTTTCCGGGGGACCCGGAGGCGACGGTCACGGCCGGCGCGCACGCGCTGCTCTTCGTCGCGGTCGAGGAGGAGAGAGCCGTGAAGAACGGACTGCACCTCGACCTCCAGCCCCAGGACCGCACCCGGGACGAGGAGGTGGACCGGCTGATCGCCCTCGACGCCACACTCCACGAGGACCACCGCAACCCCGACGGCACCGGCTGGGTCACTCTGCTCGACCCCGGGGGCCACGCGTTCTGCGTCGAGCGCGGCGCGGCCGAACGCGCGGCGGGCTGA